A genome region from Triticum aestivum cultivar Chinese Spring chromosome 2B, IWGSC CS RefSeq v2.1, whole genome shotgun sequence includes the following:
- the LOC123043783 gene encoding serine/threonine-protein phosphatase 6 regulatory ankyrin repeat subunit B: protein MDGVSTEPRHPLLQAVLDGDLGLLKEMAGVVAADVGVWARALTVAVMEGRLDICRCLVEDHGVDVNQRTFTGDTPLAISATYGTPAITRYLLDRGADPTLAGALWPPLHAAASFGQCEIVEMLLSTGIDVDHFDSVYGTALHVAATNAQDGSMNILLQHRADPNKVFRLDSTPLRLAMTSESLECAKLLIMAGADVNKIDYTGVTYLMVAAGNGLPDILKCLLDAGANPDIDDGFGTTPIEIAALQGRWDMVEMLFPLTSPISRLPDWSVDGIISYVQSFGLKPRDIHLCEMKRAELKLQATEAFKRKEYVIAGELYTCAMSFQSSPKGLANLLAHRSFCMLHAGIGKEALSDAARCTVLRPFWPKGYYRLGAAFMLLQDYGKAAQTFAAGLKLDPTNADMTNALREARETARNPPRTRGLECLHPFGMRRSWRD, encoded by the exons ATGGATGGGGTTTCGACGGAGCCTCGCCACCCGCTCCTGCAGGCCGTTCTCGACGGCGACCTCGGCCTCCTCAAAG AGATGGCGGGCGTCGTCGCGGCGGACGTTGGCGTCTGGGCGCGCGCGCTGACTGTGGCGGTCATGGAAGGGCGGCTGGACATCTGTAGGTGCCTCGTCGAGGACCACGGCGTCGATGTCAACCAGCGCACCTTCACAG GTGACACTCCTTTGGCCATCTCTGCGACTTATGGGACGCCTGCCATCACGAGATATCTTCTGGATCGTGGTGCTGATCCAACTTTAGCTGGTGCCCTGTGGCCACCTCTTCATGCTGCTGCAAGTTTTG GACAATGTGAGATAGTGGAAATGCTGCTTTCAACTGGAATTGATGTGGATCATTTCGATTCTGTGTACGGGACCGCATTGCATGTTGCCGCTACTAATGCTCAAGATGGTTCAATGAATATTTTGTTGCAGCATCGTGCAGAT CCTAATAAGGTTTTCCGCCTTGATAGTACCCCGTTAAGGCTGGCCATGACTTCTGAATCGCTGGAATGTGCGAAGCTACTCATTATG GCTGGCGCTGATGTGAATAAAATTGACTATACTGGTGTTACTTACTTGATGGTAGCAGCGGGCAATGGTTTACCTGATATCCTGAAATGCTTACTAGATGCTGGCGCTAACCCAGATATTGATGATGGG TTTGGTACAACTCCAATCGAAATTGCTGCTCTCCAAGGCAGATGGGATATGGTTGAGATGTTATTTCCTTtaacttctcccatttcaagattGCCGGATTGGAGTGTTGATGGAATTATTTCTTATGTGCAATCTTTTGGTTTGAAGCCGAGG GATATACATCTATGTGAAATGAAAAGAGCTGAACTAAAGTTGCAAGCTACAGAGGCTTTTAAGAGAAAGGAATATGTGATAGCAGGAGAGCTATATACTTGT GCAATGAGTTTTCAGTCTAGTCCAAAAGGTCTTGCAAACCTGCTAGCACATAGGAGTTTCTGTATGTTGCACGCGGGGATAGGAAAAGAGGCTCTCTCCGATGCTGCTAGGTGCACGGTGCTACGACCTTTTTGGCCCAAAGGTTACTATCGACTAGGAGCAGCCTTTATGTTGCTACAG GACTACGGAAAAGCAGCTCAGACGTTCGCAGCTGGCTTGAAACTGGACCCTACAAATGCCGATATGACAAATGCTTTAAG GGAAGCCCGAGAGACGGCAAGGAATCCTCCTCGCACCAGGGGGCTGGAGTGCCTTCACCCATTTGGAATGAGACGTTCCTGGAGAGATTGA
- the LOC100415857 gene encoding vegetative cell wall protein gp1, with protein sequence MARHSLLAVLLVGLVAASGFSQAAAAGRGLAEKLPEPEPKPTPYPEPKPEPKPEPMPKPEPMPKPEPKPEPMPKPEPKPMPKPEPMPKPEPKPEPKPEPMPKPEPKPEPKPYPMPKPEPKPEPKPEPMPKPEPKPEPKPEPMPKPEPKPEPKPEPMPKPEPKPMPKPEPKPEPKPEPMPKPEPKPEPKPEPMPKPEPKPEPKLEPMKPEPKPVPKPEPKPDPKPEPMPKPEPKPEPKPEPMPKPEPKPEPKPYPMPKPEPKPEPKPEPMPKPEPKPEPKPEPMKPEPKPMPKPEPKPEPKPEPMPKPEPKPMPKPEPKPEPMPKPEPKPEPLPKPEPKPEPMPKPEPKPEPMPKPEPKPEPEPKPEPPPKGKPPMTDN encoded by the coding sequence ATGGCGAGGCACAGCCTCCTTGCCGTGCTCCTCGTCGGGCTAGTCGCGGCCTCCGGCTTCAGCCAGGCGGCCGCCGCTGGCCGTGGCCTCGCTGAGAAGCTCCCGGAGCCGGAGCCCAAGCCGACGCCGTACCCGGAGCCCAAGCCGGAACCCAAGCCAGAGCCAATGCCTAAGCCTGAACCCATGCCAAAGCCAGAGCCTAAGCCTGAACCCATGCCAAAGCCAGAGCCTAAGCCTATGCCCAAACCTGAGCCCATGCCAAAGCCAGAGCCCAAACCGGAACCGAAGCCGGAGCCGATGCCAAAGCCCGAACCAAAACCTGAGCCCAAGCCTTACCCGATGCCCAAACCTGAGCCTAAGCCTGAGCCCAAGCCCGAGCCTATGCCAAAACCTGAACCAAAGCCAGAGCCCAAGCCCGAGCCTATGCCAAAACCTGAACCAAAGCCCGAGCCCAAGCCTGAGCCTATGCCAAAACCTGAGCCTAAGCCGATGCCAAAACCCGAACCGAAGCCAGAGCCCAAGCCTGAGCCGATGCCTAAGCCAGAACCGAAGCCAGAGCCCAAGCCTGAGCCTATGCCAAAACCTGAACCAAAGCCAGAGCCCAAACTCGAGCCGATGAAGCCCGAGCCTAAGCCGGTGCCAAAACCCGAACCTAAGCCAGATCCCAAGCCTGAGCCGATGCCAAAACCGGAGCCAAAGCCAGAGCCCAAGCCTGAGCCGATGCCAAAACCCGAACCGAAGCCGGAGCCCAAGCCTTACCCAATGCCCAAACCTGAGCCTAAGCCTGAGCCCAAGCCTGAGCCGATGCCCAAACCAGAACCAAAGCCAGAGCCCAAACCCGAGCCGATGAAGCCAGAGCCTAAGCCAATGCCAAAGCCGGAACCGAAGCCAGAGCCCAAGCCTGAGCCGATGCCAAAGCCCGAGCCCAAGCCTATGCCGAAGCCAGAGCCCAAACCAGAGCCGATGCCAAAGCCAGAGCCTAAGCCCGAACCATTGCCTAAACCAGAGCCTAAGCCCGAACCAATGCCTAAACCAGAGCCCAAGCCTGAACCTATGCCTAAGCCGGAGCCCAAGCCTGAACCCGAACCAAAGCCAGAGCCACCTCCGAAGGGCAAGCCGCCAATGACTGACAATTGA